GATAATCGCTATACACTGGCCATTGAGCCGGACGTGACTAAGATCTATGGCATTGTCCGCGATGAAAACGACAAATTCAAAATTATTTCCGAAGTAGCAGCGGTTAGCAGTAATCATGCCTTGCCGGATATTTTCTTTTGGCGGGGTGGCATGTATTTGGCCCTGTTGATACTGATGTTGGCATTTGCGATGCGTGTGCAACGGCGGAGCTTACCGCTGCATCTGCCTTGGCTGGGAAATTTTATTGTCGTATTTTTGACAATGCCAGCGCAAGATTATCGCTATATCTGGTATCAAGCGCTGTTGTGTCCGTTTATAGGGCTTGCTATGATGACCTTGTGGCAACCGGAAAAGAATAGTGAATTGGAGGGACAATGAGATCGAAAGGAGCCAGTATGGGTATTTTTATCGCGTATATATTTTTTACGATGAGTGGATTATTACTGATGAAATTCAGCCGTGAAGGCATTGTTTTTGCTTTGGAAAACGGATCGTTTAACCTACACATTAATGTCACCATGCTGGTTGCGCTTTGTATGTATGGCGTGAGTTTTTTACTCTGGACCAGTCTGGTGGTCAATAATGACCTTGGATTCATCCTACCTTTTTCTACCGCTATTGTTAATGTTCTCTCAGTTACAGCGGGCATCTTACTGTTTCAGGAAAGCCTGACGCCGATGAAGGCCCTAGGCATTGCTTTGGCGATTTGCGGTGTGGTCATCATGAATTTAAAATGATAAGCGCTTAAAATATCGTGAAAAAACAGGTCATAAGCCTTGCTGTCGGCTGAGAACTGTGGTATAATTTGTGATTGTAATCCCTGCTCTGTAAATATTGATGCAGAGCCGTTAGTCCGGGGGGAGGAGGTGCAAAATGCGCGAATACGAATTGCTGTTTATTGTCAAAACGGAAATTCCTGAAGAAGGTACGCAAGAAGTGATTGATCGCTACAGTAAAGTACTGACCGATCACGGTGCTGAAGTTACCGCCGTTGACAAGTGGGGCAAACGTCGTTTGGCTTATGTCATTGACAAAAAATACACCGATGGTGTCTATGTCTTGATTAAGTTTAACGGTGACAGTGCCGCAGTGAACGAAGTGGATCGTTTGATGAAGATCGACGAACGTCTCCTGCGTCATCTGGTGACCCGTGTCGGCGAATAGTCTGACTTAAGAAAGGATTCTCCATGAATAAAATCATTCTGATCGGTCGCCTAGTAGCAGACCCCGAATTACGGTATACACAAAGCGGTATTCCTGTATGTAATTTTAGACTGGCAGTGGACAGACCCTATACAAACCAGAGTGGTGAGCGAGAAGCCGATTTCATTGATGTTGTGGTGTGGCGCAAAACGGCAGAAAACGTGGCGAAATTTATGAGTAAAGGTCGCCAAGTGGCCGTTGAAGGCGCACTGCAAATTCGCAGTTATGAGGATAACAACGGCATTCGTCGTCGGATCGCTGAAGTCCAGGCCAATAGCGTGGAATTTTTAGGTG
This is a stretch of genomic DNA from Peptococcus niger. It encodes these proteins:
- the rpsF gene encoding 30S ribosomal protein S6 — its product is MREYELLFIVKTEIPEEGTQEVIDRYSKVLTDHGAEVTAVDKWGKRRLAYVIDKKYTDGVYVLIKFNGDSAAVNEVDRLMKIDERLLRHLVTRVGE
- a CDS encoding single-stranded DNA-binding protein gives rise to the protein MNKIILIGRLVADPELRYTQSGIPVCNFRLAVDRPYTNQSGEREADFIDVVVWRKTAENVAKFMSKGRQVAVEGALQIRSYEDNNGIRRRIAEVQANSVEFLGGGGRAQQEDGFSQGASQDNFSAPQRPAAPQGGFGEEVTFDDDDLPF